The following proteins come from a genomic window of Paenibacillus spongiae:
- the flgL gene encoding flagellar hook-associated protein FlgL — translation MALRVTPSMMHMQLTRNLTRNLTQMQELQNQVTTGRKINKASDDPVGITYSLRYRTELASNEQYQKNVDSALSWLDFNDTVLDQAGQVLHRVKDLVVQGSNGTNPQVALDSIRDEISQLKNQLLDISNSKVNGKYVFNGQTFDKMPYDPNTPNFDPKTVVTDTGEISYAVGVGVTLPINLTGNQVFGAVGETDNVFAVLDNIMAGLTAGSQGAVSAQIGNIESRMDKILNARSEVGARVNRVELMQNRLQDLELNLTDMKSKTEDADFEKLLIESKVNESIYQASLSVGAKVISPTLVDFLR, via the coding sequence ATGGCACTGCGCGTAACGCCTAGCATGATGCACATGCAGCTGACACGGAATTTGACCCGCAACTTGACGCAGATGCAGGAGCTGCAGAATCAGGTGACAACGGGCCGGAAAATCAACAAAGCTTCCGATGACCCGGTAGGCATCACGTATTCCTTGCGTTACCGGACGGAGCTGGCCTCCAACGAGCAGTATCAGAAGAATGTGGATTCCGCCCTCTCGTGGCTGGATTTTAACGATACGGTTCTGGATCAAGCGGGGCAAGTACTGCATCGGGTGAAAGATCTGGTGGTTCAAGGCTCAAACGGTACCAATCCGCAAGTTGCACTCGACAGTATCCGCGATGAGATCAGTCAATTAAAGAACCAGCTTCTCGATATTTCCAACAGTAAAGTAAACGGCAAATACGTGTTCAACGGACAAACCTTCGATAAGATGCCGTATGATCCCAATACCCCTAACTTTGATCCGAAGACCGTCGTTACGGACACGGGCGAGATTTCGTATGCAGTCGGTGTAGGGGTCACCCTTCCAATCAACTTGACAGGTAACCAGGTTTTTGGAGCTGTAGGCGAGACGGACAACGTATTTGCAGTATTGGATAATATTATGGCAGGACTGACCGCGGGCAGTCAGGGCGCTGTATCGGCCCAAATCGGCAATATTGAGTCCAGAATGGACAAAATTTTGAATGCCCGATCTGAAGTGGGGGCTCGTGTCAATCGTGTGGAGCTGATGCAGAACCGTCTTCAGGATCTCGAGCTTAACTTGACCGATATGAAGTCCAAAACCGAAGACGCCGATTTCGAGAAGCTGTTGATCGAATCCAAAGTCAACGAGAGTATCTATCAAGCTTCACTCTCTGTCGGGGCCAAGGTCATTTCGCCAACGCTCGTCGATTTCCTGAGATAG
- the flgK gene encoding flagellar hook-associated protein FlgK: protein MRSTFHTLETTKRSLFTQQAAINTVGHNIANANTEGYSRQRVTMVASRPIEAFGMNRSTAPGQLGTGVEFTAISRIRTAFLDDQFRNQAKYVGNWSVQTDTLSKLEAIVNEPSDSGIRTVMDKFYQAWSDLSKDPENVTGRKIVRETAVALTDSFNQISKQLTDLNADLTTNIEVKATQANTMLNTIASLNAEIRKIEALGDHANDLRDQRDLLTDQLSQIVNVQVVEQADGYSISMGGTNLVEGDVVTELSSASLTAAFQSGDLNNGEVYGMFVARDVYVADYRRQLDTMANTLANGDIQITLPAGSVKPGTTTPITAPETITVKGINGLHKLGYTLEEPATTGLDFFTFKAGENGITAASIQLNPIISADTNKIASSMRTTTANGVTSVVKGNNTLALIMSELKDTPFKFDQTATGNGITEATIGNFYNSMVGSLGVQSQEAYRQYQNSVAQTELVDSNRQSVSGVSLDEEMSDLIKYQHAYSAAARVMTTFDQMLEKLINGTGVVGR from the coding sequence ATGAGATCTACGTTTCATACGCTGGAGACGACGAAGAGAAGTCTTTTCACACAGCAAGCGGCTATTAATACAGTGGGGCATAACATTGCCAATGCCAATACGGAAGGCTACTCGCGTCAGCGTGTGACCATGGTGGCTTCACGTCCGATCGAGGCATTCGGCATGAACCGTTCGACTGCTCCAGGCCAGCTGGGCACGGGCGTTGAATTTACGGCCATTTCACGGATCCGCACCGCCTTCCTGGACGACCAGTTCCGCAATCAAGCGAAATATGTGGGTAACTGGTCCGTGCAGACGGATACGTTAAGCAAGCTGGAGGCCATCGTGAACGAGCCTTCGGACAGCGGCATTCGCACGGTCATGGATAAGTTCTATCAAGCTTGGTCCGATTTGAGCAAGGACCCGGAGAACGTGACGGGACGTAAGATTGTACGCGAGACGGCTGTAGCCCTTACCGACTCTTTCAATCAAATCAGCAAGCAGCTGACAGACTTAAACGCCGACCTGACTACGAATATTGAGGTCAAAGCTACGCAAGCCAATACGATGTTGAATACGATTGCCTCGCTTAATGCCGAAATCCGCAAGATTGAGGCGCTAGGCGACCATGCGAACGATTTACGGGATCAACGGGACTTGCTGACGGACCAGTTATCCCAAATTGTGAACGTTCAGGTGGTGGAGCAAGCGGACGGTTATTCGATTTCCATGGGAGGAACGAATCTCGTGGAAGGAGACGTGGTAACGGAGCTTTCCTCCGCTTCGCTCACGGCTGCGTTTCAATCGGGTGATTTGAACAATGGCGAAGTGTACGGGATGTTCGTTGCCCGGGATGTATATGTAGCCGATTACCGGCGTCAGCTGGATACGATGGCTAACACGCTTGCTAATGGCGATATTCAAATTACGCTTCCGGCCGGATCGGTGAAGCCGGGAACGACAACACCGATTACGGCTCCTGAGACGATAACGGTTAAGGGCATTAATGGACTGCATAAACTGGGCTATACGCTGGAGGAACCGGCGACAACGGGCCTCGATTTCTTCACTTTCAAGGCTGGAGAGAATGGAATAACGGCCGCAAGCATCCAGCTGAATCCCATCATCAGCGCCGATACGAATAAGATCGCCAGTTCCATGCGGACTACGACAGCGAATGGGGTAACATCCGTCGTGAAAGGGAATAACACCCTGGCTCTCATTATGTCCGAGCTTAAGGATACCCCGTTCAAGTTCGACCAGACGGCGACGGGCAACGGCATTACGGAAGCTACGATCGGCAATTTTTATAATTCAATGGTCGGCTCGCTCGGCGTACAATCGCAGGAAGCTTACCGGCAGTATCAGAACTCGGTGGCCCAGACGGAGCTGGTCGATAGCAACCGCCAATCGGTCAGCGGGGTCTCGTTGGACGAAGAGATGTCCGATCTTATCAAATATCAGCATGCTTACAGTGCGGCTGCAAGAGTGATGACAACGTTCGATCAAATGCTCGAGAAATTAATTAACGGCACCGGTGTTGTAGGGCGTTAA
- a CDS encoding ComF family protein: MSSLLHYVRHIVPGAFRATISMLAPTPSACLTCSRTYRESRSQAQGGLDDSIVFQRLCPECRSSIPWITRIACRVCGRPGPCGDCKRRLDSAFVCNRSAVSYDEAIRGWLALYKYRGHEALGQLLGEMLHAAYVRMYSELAQRQANFRFDAAIPVPLSDARLLERGFNQAEQLATAVAVRNQLPLVRALRRTRHSDKQSYKTRGARLSSTRNLFAAEEAALRPLVGLLNDEAVIMNRALRLLIVDDIYTTGSTVDACARAILDTMQRDYPGIHTEIYVLTLARS, translated from the coding sequence ATGAGTTCGCTTCTTCATTATGTACGACATATCGTTCCGGGAGCCTTTCGTGCCACGATCTCGATGCTGGCGCCAACTCCATCGGCATGCTTGACCTGCAGTCGTACCTATCGCGAGAGCCGCAGTCAAGCACAAGGAGGGCTCGACGATTCCATCGTTTTTCAACGCTTATGTCCGGAATGCCGCTCCTCGATTCCATGGATCACCCGTATTGCGTGTCGGGTTTGCGGACGACCGGGCCCGTGCGGAGACTGCAAACGCAGATTGGACTCTGCCTTTGTATGCAACCGCAGCGCGGTAAGCTACGACGAGGCGATCCGCGGCTGGCTCGCGCTCTATAAATACCGGGGTCACGAGGCGCTGGGGCAGCTGTTGGGCGAGATGCTGCATGCTGCATACGTCAGGATGTACTCGGAGCTGGCGCAGCGCCAAGCAAATTTCCGCTTCGATGCGGCCATACCCGTTCCCCTAAGCGACGCGAGGCTTCTCGAGCGCGGCTTTAACCAAGCGGAGCAGCTTGCTACAGCCGTGGCGGTGCGCAACCAGCTCCCTCTTGTACGAGCGCTGCGAAGAACCCGCCACAGTGACAAGCAGAGCTATAAGACGCGTGGCGCGCGCCTAAGCAGCACCCGCAATTTATTTGCTGCCGAAGAAGCGGCGCTCCGGCCTCTGGTCGGTCTGCTTAACGATGAAGCGGTCATCATGAACAGAGCGCTGCGCCTACTGATCGTTGACGATATCTACACGACGGGGAGTACCGTTGATGCATGTGCCAGGGCGATTCTTGATACAATGCAGCGAGATTATCCTGGAATTCATACGGAAATCTATGTCCTGACGCTTGCCCGTTCATAA
- a CDS encoding DUF6470 family protein codes for MLLPIIQAESIKGRIGIESQPGQYDIKTRRPELQIESTPAQISAPMPVVQLNIDQSRMWEAFHGGKPTVFWNRIYSQMPDIALQGIAKTVEKGNRMGDLRIRVNPIPDLALEQLMEKGPALSVFGPATPDNVDIHFTIPPLDVQVTPGHVEINAQVYRPEIEYRRSSVRVSMEQYPNVQFRVTNLDLRI; via the coding sequence GTGCTCTTACCGATCATTCAAGCAGAGTCCATTAAGGGGCGAATCGGCATTGAATCTCAACCGGGGCAATATGACATAAAGACGAGACGCCCGGAATTGCAGATCGAATCCACCCCGGCCCAAATCAGCGCTCCCATGCCGGTAGTCCAGCTTAATATCGATCAAAGCCGGATGTGGGAGGCGTTCCATGGCGGCAAGCCGACCGTTTTCTGGAACCGGATTTATTCCCAGATGCCTGATATTGCCTTGCAGGGGATTGCCAAGACTGTCGAGAAGGGAAACCGGATGGGAGACCTGCGTATCCGCGTAAATCCAATACCGGATTTGGCTCTGGAACAGCTGATGGAGAAGGGACCTGCACTTTCGGTATTCGGGCCTGCGACACCGGATAATGTGGATATTCATTTCACGATACCCCCGCTGGATGTTCAAGTAACGCCAGGTCATGTGGAGATCAACGCTCAAGTATATCGGCCCGAAATCGAATACCGTCGCAGCAGCGTGCGTGTTTCAATGGAGCAATATCCAAACGTCCAGTTTCGTGTAACGAATTTGGACCTACGGATCTAA
- the flgM gene encoding flagellar biosynthesis anti-sigma factor FlgM yields the protein MKINEPQRIGAVNPYQKHNEHRTGEMGRKRKTDEVQISAEAQEMLSYSRVNNAERTKRIEELKQEVSTGTYHVDAGKIAEKVWPFLK from the coding sequence ATGAAAATAAACGAACCACAGCGAATAGGCGCAGTGAACCCATATCAGAAGCACAATGAGCATCGAACCGGCGAAATGGGACGCAAACGTAAAACCGACGAAGTGCAAATTTCGGCGGAAGCGCAGGAGATGCTCTCATACAGCCGCGTGAACAATGCAGAGCGGACGAAGCGGATTGAAGAGCTGAAGCAAGAGGTCAGCACCGGTACCTATCATGTGGATGCCGGCAAGATTGCAGAGAAAGTATGGCCATTCTTGAAATAA
- a CDS encoding DEAD/DEAH box helicase, with amino-acid sequence MMKVHVYVVVDRGMAQVHWTIAPELDCAYWLNSGCKETAERVAAAWSGGTTLEGIGIRDGGSAWERNYGRREEGHSGRKCLFWSEPIPLGIAVGLAEAWPGGALREWDESSASAAFTDHMRKALQTDEGSSRGGMRSPSHVGVRSKEGSYPHAAGELQIIAAADRTDLDIQALAAHACRLSAQLRGRALLAAELLALLEVADGASAATDFRAAAPALQLAALLGLLRLGRALAPQRAPRSLLRSMRAAPGARPPEGRLRCLRCGSGEAHMRRTPCAACGRMCAYCEACLAMGRSRECGLLILGTPAAAQAPGQVPAQGARAVGAPPTLGAQAMEARLATWKLSPAQAAAAAEALRYIEAGEAAGGRPIWKRWKSSRLIQAMTRLLARYSASTRQKPVQKEPTSRHTNTASPAVAEYAAIPRRSFLLWAVTGAGKTEMIFPLVEACLQRGGHALIATPRRDVVLELDPRLRRAFPQTTIVTLYGGSPQRWENGGITLATTHQLFRFQHAFELVVIDELDAFPYHGDPLLHYAAAKVCKPEGVTVLLSATPPAELQAAARRGRLPHVRVPVRFHRHPLPVPIYIPLPPVRQLVYLNKLPKRLVKAIQASVDRGAQLFVFVQQIRHIDPFVRQLRREFPGIVIEGTSSKDDARGDKVHRFRDCQIRLLVTTTILERGVTVPRSDVFIMDADGRLFDDASLVQMAGRAGRSKDDPAGKVYFFAPSRNRAQQLAIRQITGMNKLAKRKGYLLQDPGAISQPSAKNRRP; translated from the coding sequence ATGATGAAGGTGCATGTTTATGTAGTTGTGGACCGCGGGATGGCTCAAGTCCATTGGACGATCGCTCCGGAGCTTGATTGTGCCTATTGGCTGAACTCGGGCTGCAAAGAGACGGCAGAGCGGGTGGCGGCTGCTTGGTCTGGAGGGACTACTCTAGAAGGGATCGGAATACGAGACGGTGGCTCGGCTTGGGAAAGGAATTATGGACGAAGGGAAGAAGGGCATTCCGGGCGCAAATGTCTGTTCTGGTCAGAGCCGATTCCGCTCGGTATCGCGGTTGGTCTGGCCGAAGCGTGGCCGGGCGGTGCATTGAGGGAATGGGACGAGTCTTCTGCGTCAGCTGCGTTCACAGACCATATGAGGAAGGCCTTGCAAACCGATGAGGGCAGCAGCCGCGGAGGGATGAGGAGTCCGAGTCATGTTGGCGTGCGTTCTAAGGAAGGGAGTTATCCGCACGCTGCGGGAGAGCTGCAAATTATTGCTGCAGCGGATCGGACCGATCTGGATATACAAGCATTGGCAGCGCATGCTTGCCGATTATCCGCGCAGCTGCGAGGACGGGCGCTGCTTGCCGCCGAGCTGCTCGCCTTGCTCGAAGTCGCAGACGGAGCCTCTGCGGCTACCGACTTCCGCGCGGCGGCGCCCGCGCTCCAGCTGGCCGCGCTGCTCGGCCTGCTGCGCCTCGGGCGCGCGCTCGCGCCACAGCGGGCGCCGCGCAGCCTGCTGCGCAGCATGCGGGCTGCGCCTGGCGCCCGGCCGCCCGAAGGGCGGCTCCGCTGCCTGCGCTGCGGCAGCGGCGAAGCGCACATGCGCCGCACGCCATGCGCAGCGTGCGGGCGCATGTGCGCCTATTGCGAGGCGTGCCTCGCCATGGGCCGCAGCCGCGAATGCGGGCTGCTCATCCTCGGCACGCCAGCGGCTGCGCAAGCGCCGGGCCAAGTTCCGGCGCAGGGCGCCCGGGCAGTTGGCGCGCCGCCAACCCTCGGCGCACAGGCGATGGAAGCGAGGCTGGCGACATGGAAGCTCAGCCCTGCACAGGCGGCTGCGGCCGCAGAAGCGCTTCGGTATATCGAAGCGGGTGAAGCTGCGGGCGGACGCCCGATATGGAAACGATGGAAGAGCTCCCGGCTCATCCAGGCAATGACTCGGCTGTTAGCCAGATATTCCGCCTCCACACGGCAGAAGCCGGTACAGAAGGAACCCACCTCACGTCACACAAACACCGCATCTCCAGCCGTTGCCGAATACGCTGCCATACCGCGGCGGTCATTCCTATTATGGGCGGTCACCGGAGCCGGCAAGACGGAGATGATCTTCCCGCTCGTCGAGGCATGCTTGCAGCGGGGCGGACACGCGCTCATCGCTACGCCTCGGCGCGATGTCGTACTCGAGCTGGATCCGCGGCTGCGCCGCGCCTTCCCGCAGACCACAATCGTGACGCTGTACGGGGGCAGCCCGCAGCGATGGGAGAACGGCGGCATTACGCTCGCGACGACACATCAGCTTTTTCGCTTCCAGCATGCATTCGAGCTTGTGGTGATTGACGAATTGGATGCTTTTCCTTATCACGGCGATCCCCTGCTGCATTATGCGGCAGCGAAAGTGTGCAAGCCGGAGGGAGTCACCGTGCTGTTATCGGCCACACCTCCGGCCGAGCTCCAGGCTGCAGCCAGGCGCGGCCGCCTTCCGCATGTCCGGGTGCCGGTCCGGTTTCACCGGCACCCGCTGCCTGTTCCGATATACATACCGCTGCCGCCTGTCAGGCAGCTTGTTTACTTGAACAAACTGCCCAAGCGGCTGGTAAAGGCGATTCAAGCTTCCGTCGACAGAGGTGCTCAGCTGTTTGTTTTCGTTCAACAGATTCGCCATATCGATCCGTTCGTCCGTCAGCTGCGCCGGGAATTTCCCGGTATCGTGATCGAGGGCACATCGTCCAAGGATGATGCGCGCGGAGACAAGGTGCATCGATTCCGTGATTGCCAGATCAGACTTTTGGTGACGACAACGATACTGGAGCGGGGCGTCACGGTACCCAGGAGCGACGTGTTTATTATGGATGCCGACGGAAGGCTGTTCGATGACGCTTCGCTCGTTCAGATGGCCGGGCGCGCGGGAAGATCGAAGGATGATCCGGCGGGGAAGGTATACTTTTTCGCCCCGTCCCGCAACCGCGCCCAGCAGCTGGCAATAAGACAGATCACGGGCATGAATAAGCTGGCCAAACGGAAGGGCTACCTGCTCCAAGATCCAGGTGCCATTTCACAGCCGTCAGCGAAGAATAGGAGGCCTTGA
- a CDS encoding flagellar protein FlgN, protein MNSAAIVETLEKQVQIYQALLETSNQKKPILISNDVEQLNALTKKERQQMQQAEALEQLRIQQANQYFLSFGIIRTRAGSITDIIRIVTNAQDKKRLLELQQQLSDLLDELRRTNELNQQLITQSLRFIEYSLDLMVEDPTEDITYQHPKNPGYGNSRNGLFDTRG, encoded by the coding sequence GTGAACAGCGCTGCTATCGTCGAAACATTAGAGAAACAAGTGCAGATATATCAAGCGCTATTAGAAACGTCCAACCAGAAGAAGCCGATTCTGATCAGCAATGACGTCGAGCAGCTCAATGCGCTAACCAAGAAAGAACGGCAGCAGATGCAACAAGCGGAAGCGCTTGAGCAGCTGCGCATTCAACAGGCCAATCAGTACTTCTTAAGCTTCGGCATTATCCGGACGAGGGCCGGAAGTATTACGGATATCATAAGAATCGTAACGAACGCTCAGGATAAGAAGCGGCTCCTCGAGCTTCAGCAGCAGCTGTCGGACTTATTGGATGAACTGAGAAGAACGAATGAGTTGAACCAGCAGTTAATTACCCAATCGTTGCGGTTCATTGAGTATTCGCTCGATTTGATGGTCGAGGATCCAACCGAAGATATTACCTATCAGCATCCGAAGAATCCAGGTTACGGTAACTCCAGGAACGGTTTGTTCGATACACGAGGATAG
- a CDS encoding sigma-70 family RNA polymerase sigma factor, whose amino-acid sequence MLRHTKDAEDALQEAFVRIYLSLPQYRGQGFKAWASRIAVNIAIDAQRKRMRKAEVLIGSYEGSAHTTGDGHAGGERSRLGRTSDNAAESIGAGTRGTGAIANHSPPAEVEVLERERCERVRELVEEMPVGYGSVVRSYYLEDKNQREIAAQERIELKSVESRLYRAKRWMRKHWKEEDLE is encoded by the coding sequence GTGCTTCGCCATACGAAGGATGCGGAGGATGCCTTGCAGGAAGCATTCGTGCGGATCTATCTTTCTCTCCCGCAATACCGCGGTCAAGGATTCAAGGCTTGGGCTTCGCGGATCGCGGTGAATATAGCCATCGATGCCCAGCGGAAGCGCATGCGAAAAGCCGAGGTGCTTATCGGTTCCTATGAAGGCTCTGCGCACACGACGGGCGATGGGCATGCGGGCGGCGAACGGAGCCGGCTGGGGAGGACTTCGGACAATGCGGCCGAATCCATCGGAGCGGGCACCCGGGGAACCGGTGCGATTGCCAATCATTCACCGCCGGCGGAGGTGGAGGTGCTTGAGCGGGAGAGATGCGAGCGAGTCCGTGAGCTTGTGGAAGAGATGCCGGTCGGCTATGGCAGTGTCGTACGGTCTTATTATTTGGAGGATAAGAACCAACGGGAGATTGCCGCTCAAGAGCGGATCGAGCTGAAAAGCGTAGAATCGAGACTTTATCGTGCCAAGCGTTGGATGCGCAAGCATTGGAAGGAGGAGGACCTGGAATGA
- a CDS encoding TIGR03826 family flagellar region protein, whose product MELDNCPKCGKLFAKNFREICPACIKEVDAQYMICADYLRKNRGSTIHELSEATEVSVPQITKFIREGRISLIGAPNLGYPCEVCGTLIRENNMCANCRARLLQDVNKNKGKLSKESESAPTSSMASYRIKDSLRDRN is encoded by the coding sequence TTGGAACTCGACAATTGTCCTAAATGCGGAAAACTATTTGCCAAGAACTTTCGTGAGATTTGTCCAGCTTGCATCAAGGAAGTGGATGCGCAATATATGATTTGCGCGGACTATCTGCGCAAAAACAGAGGCAGCACGATTCACGAGCTGTCCGAAGCGACCGAGGTGTCCGTCCCGCAAATAACGAAATTTATACGTGAAGGCCGGATTTCATTGATCGGCGCCCCGAATTTGGGATATCCATGTGAGGTCTGCGGAACGCTGATTCGTGAGAACAATATGTGCGCCAACTGCAGAGCGCGGCTGCTGCAGGATGTGAACAAGAACAAAGGGAAGCTTTCCAAAGAATCGGAGAGCGCTCCTACGTCATCAATGGCCTCCTATCGGATTAAGGATAGTCTTAGAGACCGAAATTGA
- a CDS encoding response regulator, with protein sequence MELKPAAGGKRKIKVLIADDHQLFREGLKRILNMEDDLEVIGECNDGIQVLEFCNHTKPEVVLMDINMPIENGVVATERLRDMFPEVKVIILSIHDDESYVFETLRKGASGYLLKDMEAEALINAIRSVVGGHAYIHPKVTGKLINQLRRMTYLDDIGAVSGAAAGREAGVKFIAGENNPLTRREAEVLRLMAEGKSNKMIGEYLFISEKTVKNHVSSILQKMEVDDRTQAVINSIKFGWVTL encoded by the coding sequence GCCGATGATCATCAACTATTCCGTGAAGGCTTAAAACGGATTCTCAACATGGAGGATGACTTGGAGGTCATCGGAGAGTGCAATGACGGGATTCAAGTACTGGAGTTCTGCAATCATACGAAGCCCGAGGTTGTTCTCATGGATATTAACATGCCGATTGAGAACGGGGTAGTCGCAACCGAGCGGCTCCGGGATATGTTCCCGGAAGTGAAAGTCATTATTCTGTCCATTCATGATGACGAGAGCTATGTATTCGAGACGCTGCGCAAGGGCGCAAGCGGATATTTGCTCAAGGATATGGAAGCGGAAGCACTCATTAATGCAATCCGTTCCGTTGTCGGCGGCCATGCCTACATCCATCCGAAGGTGACCGGCAAGCTGATCAATCAGCTGCGCCGGATGACGTACCTGGATGATATCGGCGCTGTTTCGGGAGCGGCTGCAGGCCGTGAAGCAGGCGTGAAGTTCATCGCCGGCGAGAATAACCCGCTGACGCGCCGCGAAGCAGAAGTGCTGCGGTTGATGGCGGAAGGCAAGAGCAACAAGATGATCGGCGAATACTTGTTCATTAGCGAGAAAACCGTTAAAAACCACGTCAGCAGCATTCTCCAAAAAATGGAGGTCGACGACCGTACGCAAGCGGTCATCAACTCGATCAAATTCGGATGGGTAACGCTGTAA